The Halopseudomonas sabulinigri genome window below encodes:
- the truB gene encoding tRNA pseudouridine(55) synthase TruB, giving the protein MAGAKKQRRAIDGILIFDKPLGMSSNQALQKVRWLFNANKGGHTGSLDPLASGVLPLCLGEATKFSQYLLDADKAYITEARLGMTTTTGDAEGDVLEIKPVDISLEQVQARLPQFTGDIEQVPPMYSALKHEGQPLYKLARAGETVERKARAVTISQLTILGLEGDRLQLEVHCSKGTYIRTLVEDLGAALGCGAHVASLRRSIAGPFDLSQSVTLKALEALHAEGGPEALDHLLLPMDSGLEDWPVLELTEQTAYYLNHGQAVRVPGSPAFGKVRLKDAEGRFLGIGEMTEDARVAPKRLLRFNA; this is encoded by the coding sequence GTGGCGGGTGCCAAGAAACAACGCCGCGCGATTGACGGCATTCTGATCTTCGACAAGCCACTTGGTATGAGCTCCAACCAGGCGCTACAGAAGGTGCGCTGGTTGTTCAACGCCAACAAGGGCGGTCACACCGGCAGCCTGGATCCACTGGCTAGTGGCGTGTTGCCGCTGTGTCTGGGTGAAGCCACCAAGTTTTCGCAGTACCTGCTGGATGCCGACAAGGCCTACATCACCGAGGCGCGGTTGGGCATGACCACCACCACGGGTGATGCCGAGGGTGATGTACTGGAAATCAAGCCGGTCGATATCAGTCTTGAACAGGTTCAGGCCCGCTTGCCGCAGTTTACCGGCGACATCGAGCAGGTGCCGCCCATGTATTCGGCACTGAAGCACGAGGGACAGCCGCTCTACAAGCTGGCTCGGGCGGGTGAAACCGTTGAGCGCAAGGCGCGTGCAGTGACCATCTCGCAGCTGACTATCCTCGGCCTGGAAGGTGACCGTTTGCAGCTGGAGGTACACTGCAGTAAAGGCACCTACATACGCACCCTGGTCGAAGACCTGGGCGCTGCGCTGGGCTGTGGCGCGCACGTTGCTTCGTTGCGCCGCAGCATTGCTGGCCCCTTCGACCTGAGCCAGTCGGTCACGCTCAAGGCGCTGGAAGCGCTGCACGCCGAAGGTGGGCCGGAGGCGCTGGATCATCTATTGCTGCCGATGGATAGCGGGCTGGAAGATTGGCCCGTGCTGGAGCTGACCGAGCAGACCGCCTATTACCTGAATCACGGCCAGGCGGTGCGGGTGCCAGGCAGCCCGGCCTTCGGCAAGGTGCGCCTGAAGGATGCCGAAGGGCGCTTTCTCGGCATCGGTGAGATGACTGAAGATGCCAGGGTGGCGCCCAAGCGTTTATTGCGCTTCAATGCATGA
- the rpsO gene encoding 30S ribosomal protein S15, with the protein MSLSVEEKAAIVGEYKRAEGDTGSPEVQVALLTANINKLQGHFKDNKKDHHSRRGLIRMVNQRRKLLDYLKSKDLSRYSALISSLGLRR; encoded by the coding sequence ATGTCACTGAGTGTTGAAGAAAAAGCTGCAATCGTTGGCGAGTACAAGCGCGCCGAAGGCGATACCGGTTCTCCTGAAGTTCAGGTAGCTCTGTTGACTGCAAATATCAACAAGCTGCAGGGCCACTTCAAGGACAACAAGAAGGATCACCATTCACGTCGCGGTCTGATTCGCATGGTTAACCAGCGTCGCAAGCTGCTGGACTATCTGAAGTCGAAAGACCTGTCTCGTTACAGCGCTTTGATCAGCAGTCTGGGTCTGCGTCGCTAA
- the pnp gene encoding polyribonucleotide nucleotidyltransferase: protein MKPVIKQFKLGNSTVTMETGRIARQATGAVLVSIDNAVSVLVTVVAAKQPEAGRDFFPLSVHYIEKTYAAGRIPGGFFKREGRPSEKETLTSRLIDRPIRPLFADGFMNEVQVVCTVVSTDKTTDPDMAAMLGTSAALAISGAPFNGPIGCARVAFDDEKGYVLNPNYEQLKGSRLDMVVAGTEDAVLMVESEAQELTEDQMLGAVLFAHMEFQPAIQAIKELAAEAGKPRWDWQPEPENTALLDAIKSQFGAGIAEGYTTTDKQARYNRLGELRDAAIAALAGEEEGKFSAGEVKDGFKEIEYRTVRQSIVDGNPRIDGRDTKTVRPLNIEVGVLDRTHGSALFTRGETQALVVTTLGTARDSQLLDQLEGERKEPFMFHYNFPPYSVGECGRMGGTGRREIGHGRLARRGIQAVMPDMEQFPYSIRVVSEITESNGSSSMASVCGASLALMDAGVPMKAPVAGIAMGLVKEGDKFAVLTDILGDEDHLGDMDFKVAGTEKGVTALQMDIKINGITEEIMEIALHQAHDARLSILKQMNEVLPASRKEISSNAPTMISMKIDSDKIRDVIGKGGATIRSICDETGASIDITDDGTVKIFAASKEAADAAKARVDGITAEAEIGKVYTGKVERIVDFGAFVNILPGKDGLVHISQIANERIEKVTDVLQEGQEVKVLVLDVDNRGRIKLSMKDVESAEASGV, encoded by the coding sequence GTGAAACCGGTCATCAAGCAATTCAAACTAGGCAACAGCACTGTCACTATGGAAACGGGCCGTATTGCCCGCCAGGCGACAGGTGCCGTTCTGGTCAGCATCGATAACGCTGTCAGCGTTCTGGTCACGGTCGTGGCCGCCAAGCAGCCCGAAGCGGGGCGTGATTTCTTCCCTCTGTCTGTGCACTACATCGAGAAAACCTACGCAGCCGGTCGTATCCCCGGTGGTTTCTTCAAGCGCGAAGGCCGTCCTTCCGAGAAAGAGACGCTGACCTCGCGTCTGATCGACCGTCCGATCCGTCCGCTGTTTGCCGATGGCTTCATGAATGAAGTCCAGGTCGTTTGTACCGTCGTGTCTACTGACAAGACTACCGACCCCGACATGGCTGCCATGCTGGGTACTTCCGCCGCTCTGGCCATTTCCGGTGCGCCCTTCAATGGCCCCATCGGCTGTGCCCGCGTCGCCTTTGATGACGAGAAGGGTTATGTACTCAACCCCAATTACGAGCAGCTTAAAGGCTCGCGTCTGGACATGGTGGTGGCCGGTACCGAAGACGCCGTACTGATGGTTGAATCCGAAGCGCAGGAACTGACCGAAGACCAGATGCTGGGCGCCGTACTTTTCGCCCACATGGAATTCCAGCCTGCTATCCAGGCGATCAAGGAACTGGCTGCCGAAGCCGGCAAGCCTCGCTGGGACTGGCAGCCAGAGCCGGAAAACACCGCGCTGCTGGACGCCATCAAGAGCCAGTTTGGTGCCGGTATTGCCGAAGGCTACACCACCACCGACAAGCAGGCGCGTTACAACCGTCTGGGCGAGCTGCGTGACGCTGCCATCGCGGCGCTGGCTGGTGAAGAGGAAGGCAAGTTCTCCGCCGGTGAGGTGAAGGACGGCTTCAAGGAAATCGAATACCGCACTGTGCGCCAGAGCATCGTCGATGGTAATCCGCGTATCGACGGTCGTGACACCAAGACCGTGCGCCCGCTGAACATCGAAGTGGGCGTGCTGGATCGCACTCACGGTTCTGCGCTGTTCACCCGTGGTGAAACACAGGCGCTGGTGGTTACCACTCTGGGTACCGCGCGCGACTCTCAGCTGCTTGATCAGCTGGAAGGCGAGCGTAAAGAGCCCTTCATGTTCCACTACAACTTCCCTCCCTATTCGGTGGGCGAGTGTGGTCGCATGGGCGGTACTGGTCGTCGTGAGATCGGCCACGGTCGTCTGGCGCGTCGCGGTATTCAGGCGGTTATGCCTGATATGGAGCAATTCCCTTACTCCATCCGTGTGGTCTCTGAAATCACCGAGTCCAACGGCTCCAGCTCCATGGCGTCCGTGTGTGGTGCTTCTTTGGCGCTGATGGATGCGGGTGTGCCGATGAAGGCCCCGGTAGCCGGTATCGCCATGGGTCTGGTCAAGGAAGGCGACAAGTTTGCGGTTCTGACCGACATCCTGGGTGACGAAGATCACCTCGGCGACATGGATTTCAAGGTAGCCGGTACCGAGAAGGGTGTTACTGCGCTGCAGATGGATATCAAGATCAACGGTATCACCGAAGAGATCATGGAAATCGCCCTGCATCAGGCCCACGACGCGCGTCTGAGCATCCTCAAGCAGATGAACGAAGTGCTGCCGGCCTCGCGCAAGGAAATCTCTTCCAACGCGCCGACCATGATCAGCATGAAGATCGATTCCGACAAGATCCGCGACGTGATCGGCAAGGGTGGCGCGACCATTCGCAGCATCTGCGACGAAACCGGCGCTTCCATCGACATTACCGACGACGGCACCGTCAAGATCTTCGCTGCCAGCAAGGAAGCCGCAGACGCCGCCAAAGCGCGCGTTGACGGAATCACTGCTGAAGCCGAGATTGGCAAGGTCTACACCGGTAAGGTTGAGCGCATCGTCGACTTCGGCGCTTTCGTCAACATCCTGCCCGGCAAGGATGGTCTGGTGCACATTTCTCAGATCGCCAACGAGCGCATCGAGAAAGTGACCGACGTGCTGCAGGAAGGCCAGGAAGTCAAAGTCCTGGTATTGGACGTGGATAATCGCGGTCGCATCAAGCTGTCGATGAAAGACGTTGAGTCTGCCGAGGCTAGCGGCGTATAA